A genome region from Mugil cephalus isolate CIBA_MC_2020 chromosome 13, CIBA_Mcephalus_1.1, whole genome shotgun sequence includes the following:
- the eloal gene encoding elongin A, like — MARRSDVVKKVLRFKLQLSDTTAPATVLKILQKLKDLDITLDILAETGIGKTVNSLRRHELAGEFAKSLVKGWKTLLHKESASCGEDGALAESVPVKGGLDDRSCTDNESSVDVNDNFITSQCNNQDSLDEAPFKTGKRKADSEKEQCEEQERKLEQEKKHEPSPNQNILQSDFLTKKTEMQEDKMDDSVLLKKKKKQCQSDRKPGDSAALIGSNNYEGTRDQKSRSDSREKTLETGKCGSENESNTKASKESSPSESSDKCTTMLKLDKDHDDQTGSARISRSSETHKRKKTKTEKYDASKRKSGSENKGRSKHKKAKIKHKDDDKDQKEPSMSFESFLNYDVDVSKRKERSGTRKSKKIKTLVKEQQTKESGIKPAKSPVDFPTQMFQGPIMDLINVPLPAVLLQCEKPSSAVYFESKAERELDSCDVSEETTVFTGQRLKKKMQVYSGAKTASLPAMMSLYQQCIRALQNNINLLHETGGVPFEILEPVLERCTPEQLLRIEECNPIYIGATDHLWGKHCQRDFKDFKLQEYESWKEMYIRLSEERERKLQRLTQTIVSAHSNKPKGRQVKMAFIHSVAKPPRDVRIQQEIHGTAAQQPPQLRCSAKIQDNRSRPSCNEPSKSSSTSSAGSSNSQDPRKKTRVAPMMAKSLKAFKKQLGRR, encoded by the exons ATGGCCCGCAGGTCAGATGTGGTGAAGAAAGTACTACGGTTCAAACTTCAGCTCTCAGACACGACAGCGCCTGCTACG gttctAAAAATATTGCAGAAACTCAAGGATCTGGATATCACATTAGACATTCTTGCT GAAACTGGAATTGGCAAAACGGTGAATTCCTTGCGCAGACATGAGCTGGCTGGAGAATTTGCCAAGTCGCTTGTTAAAGGTTGGAAGACGTTGCTCCATAAAGAATCTGCAAG CTGCGGTGAAGATGGGGCTTTGGCAGAGAGTGTTCCTGTTAAGGGTGGACTGGATGATCGAAGCTGTACAGATAATGAAAGTTCGGTAGACGTAAACGATAACTTCATAACATCTCAGTGTAACAATCAGGATTCTTTAGATGAGGCGCCATTCAAAACAGGGAAGAGGAAAGCTGATTCAGAGAAAGAACAGTGCGAGGAGCAGGAAAGAAAActggagcaggaaaaaaaacacgaacCGAGTCCAAACCAGAATATCTTGCAGAGTGACTTTTtgacaaagaaaactgaaatgcaGGAGGACAAAATGGACGACTCTGTcctgttgaagaagaagaagaaacaatgtCAGAGTGATAGAAAACCAGGAGACAGTGCTGCTTTGATTGGAAGCAACAACTATGAGGGCACTCGTGATCAGAAATCCAGATCTGATTCCAGGGAGAAAACCCTTGAGACTGGAAAATGTGGGTCAGAAAATGAATCTAATACAAAAGCCTCAAAAGAGTCATCACCATCTGAGTCCAGTGACAAATGCACAACAATGTTAAAACTGGACAAAGATCACGATGATCAAACAGGATCTGCAAGAATATCCAGGAGCTCTGAGACtcacaagagaaaaaagacaaaaacggaGAAGTATGACGCTTCAAAACGCAAATCGGGTTCTGAAAATAAGGGAcgttcaaaacacaaaaaggctAAAATAAAGCACAAGGATGATGACAAAGACCAAAAGGAACCATCCATGTCTTTTGAATCTTTCTTGAACTATGATGTGGATGTTTCCAAGAGAAAAGAACGATCAGGAACAAGGAAATCTAAAAAAATCAAGACGTTGGTAAAAGAGCAACAGACAAAGGAATCTGGTATAAAACCTGCAAAGTCGCCTGTTGACTTTCCAACGCAG ATGTTTCAGGGGCCTATAATGGACCTGATCAACGTTCCCTTACCTGCTGTTCTGCTTCAATGTGAAAAACCCTCTAGTGCTGTGTACTTTGAGAGTAAAG ctGAGAGGGAGTTGGATTCCTGTGACGTGTCCGAGGAGACAACAGTCTTCACCGGCCaaagactgaagaagaagatgcaagTGTACTCCGGAGCCAAGACCGCATCCCTCCCAGCTATGATGAGCTTGTACCAACAGTGCATTCGCGCTCTCCAGAACAACATAAATT TGCTTCATGAAACCGGAGGAGTCCCGTTTGAAATCCTGGAGCCGGTGCTGGAGAGGTGTACGCCAGAGCAGCTGCTACGCATCGAAGAATGCAACCCA ATCTACATTGGAGCGACAGACCACCTGTGGGGAAAACACTGTCAGAGGGACTTCAAAGATTTCAAACTTCAAGAGTATGAATCGTGGAAAGAGATGTACATCAGGCTGtctgaggagagggagaggaaactCCAAAGACTGACACAAACCATTGTATCTGCACATTCAAACAAACCCAAAG gtCGGCAGGTGAAGATGGCATTTATTCACTCTGTTGCCAAGCCACCGAGAGACGTGCGAATTCAGCAGGAAATTCATGGAACTGCTGCTCAGCAGCCTCCTCAGCTCAGGTGCAG tGCCAAGATTCAGGATAACCGATCTCGGCCGAGTTGTAACGAGCCCAGTAAGTCCAGCAGCACCAGTTCAGCAGGAAGCTCAAACTCTCAAGATCCTCGCAAAAAAACAA GAGTTGCTCCAATGATGGCAAAGTCcttaaaggcatttaaaaaacagctgGGACGCAGATAA
- the klhl31 gene encoding kelch-like protein 31, which translates to MAPKKNKTAKKSKGDINDMTIMVENSPVSKINGLNTLLEGGNGFSCISTEVTDSVYAPNLLEGLSTMRNDSFLCDLTVSTKSKSFDVHKVVMASCSEYIRKILKKDSTLQKIELNELSPVGLATAITYAYSGKLTLSLYSIGSTIAAAMLLQIGTLVKMCSDFLMQELSVENCMYVANIADTYDLKDTKEAAQKFMRENFIEFSEMEQFLKLTYEQISEFLTDDSLQLPSEVTAFQIAMKWLDYDEKRLKYAADLLTHIRFGTISAQDLVNHVQSTPRMMQDPECHRLLVDAMNYHLLPYQQNILQSRRTKVRGGLKVILTVGGRPALTEKSLSKDVLYRDVDNVWNKLTEMPAKSFNQCVAVLDGFLYVAGGEDQNDARNQAKHAVSNFCRYDPRFNTWIHLSNMIQRRTHFSLNIFNGLLFAVGGRNADGVQASVECYVPSSNQWQMKAPMEVPRCCHGSSVIDGKILVSGGYINNAYSRAVCSYDPSTDTWQDKSSLSTPRGWHCAATVGDRAYVIGGSQLGGRGERVDVLAVESYNPHNGQWSYCTPLHTGVSTAGISILNNKVYLLGGWNEGEKKYKKCIQVYNPDLNEWTEDDELPEATVGISCCVVTIPTRKTRESRASSVSSAPVSI; encoded by the exons ATGGCACCCAAAAAGAACAAGACGGCCAAAAAGAGTAAAGGAGACATAAATGATATGACCATAATGGTGGAGAACAGCCCCGTCAGCAAGATTAACGGGTTAAACACTCTGTTGGAAGGAGGAAATGGCTTCAGCTGCATTTCAACTGAAGTCACTGATTCTGTGTATGCCCCAAACCTCCTGGAGGGTTTGAGCACCATGAGAAACGACAGCTTCCTCTGCGATCTGACAGTCTCCACCAAATCAAAGTCATTTGATGTCCACAAGGTTGTCATGGCCTCCTGCAGTGAGTACATTAGAAAAATCTTGAAGAAGGACTCAACCCTCCAGAAGATCGAGCTGAATGAGCTGTCACCAGTCGGCCTCGCCACTGCAATTACGTACGCATATTCAGGAAAGCTCACCCTGTCGCTCTACAGCATCGGTAGCACCATCGCCGCGGCCATGTTGCTGCAGATCGGCACTTTGGTGAAGATGTGCAGTGATTTCCTCATGCAGGAGCTCAGCGTGGAGAATTGCATGTATGTGGCCAACATCGCCGACACCTACGACCTCAAAGATACCAAGGAAGCCGCTCAGAAGTTCATGCGGGAGAACTTCATTGAGTTTTCTGAGATGGAGCAGTTCCTGAAGCTCACTTATGAGCAGATCTCCGAATTCCTCACCGATGACTCCCTGCAGCTCCCCTCCGAGGTCACAGCCTTCCAGATCGCCATGAAATGGTTGGACTATGACGAGAAGAGACTAAAGTACGCAGCAGATCTTCTAACTCACATCCGCTTCGGCACTATCTCCGCCCAAGACCTGGTGAACCACGTCCAGAGCACGCCTAGAATGATGCAAGACCCCGAGTGCCATCGTCTCCTTGTGGATGCTATGAACTACCATCTGCTGCCATATCAACAGAACATCCTCCAGTCACGCAGAACAAAGGTACGCGGTGGCCTCAAGGTGATTCTCACAGTTGGCGGACGCCCCGCCCTGACAGAGAAATCTCTCAGCAAAGATGTTCTCTACAGAGATGTGGACAACGTGTGGAATAAGCTGACAGAGATGCCAGCAAAAAGCTTCAATCAGTGTGTGGCTGTCCTGGATGGCTTCCTGTATGTGGCAGGTGGTGAGGACCAGAATGATGCGAGAAACCAGGCTAAACATGCTGTTAGCAACTTCTGCAG GTACGACCCCCGCTTCAACACTTGGATTCACTTGAGCAACATGATCCAGAGGCGCACCCACTTTAGCCTCAACATCTTCAACGGCCTCTTGTTTGCTGTCGGAGGCCGAAACGCTGATGGCGTTCAGGCCTCTGTGGAGTGCTACGTGCCCTCCTCCAACCAGTGGCAGATGAAGGCCCCCATGGAGGTGCCCCGCTGCTGCCATGGCAGCTCCGTCATCGACGGCAAGATCCTTGTATCAGGAGGTTACATCAATAACGCCTACTCCAGGGCTGTTTGCAGCTATGACCCCTCCACCGACACCTGGCAGGATAAGAGCAGTCTGAGCACACCTCGAGGCTGGCACTGCGCCGCCACCGTGGGAGACCGGGCCTACGTCATTGGCGGCAGCCAGCTGGGAGGTCGCGGGGAGAGGGTGGATGTCCTCGCTGTCGAATCTTACAACCCCCACAACGGGCAGTGGAGCTACTGCACGCCCCTCCACACGGGGGTGAGCACAGCCGGTATTTCCATTTTGAACAACAAGGTCTATCTCCTCGGGGGCTGGAACGAGGGCGAGAAGAAGTACAAGAAATGCATTCAGGTTTACAACCCTGACCTCAATGAATGGACTGAGGATGATGAGCTGCCAGAAGCTACGGTCGGCATTTCGTGTTGTGTCGTCACCATACCCACAAGGAAAACACGAGAATCCAGAGCCAGTTCAGTTTCATCAGCACCAGTCAGTATATAA